A genome region from Natronosalvus rutilus includes the following:
- a CDS encoding DUF2085 domain-containing protein, whose protein sequence is MGVDRAELRKGLAETQRFLLAHHLPSERHRCYSPVVFGRRVDVCARCLGIYPGIVAGFLAYLFAPLPANPTLLVAILPAPALLDWSVTTFRETRGTNAGRTLTGALLGFGYGLGLSLLFLESVLAVLVVGLAYGLLAGLLLSYSLRRFE, encoded by the coding sequence ATGGGCGTCGATCGAGCGGAACTCCGGAAGGGGCTAGCCGAGACTCAGCGGTTCCTGCTCGCCCACCACCTGCCCTCGGAACGGCACCGGTGTTACTCGCCGGTCGTCTTCGGCCGTCGGGTGGACGTCTGCGCCCGGTGTCTGGGCATCTATCCGGGCATCGTCGCCGGCTTTCTCGCGTATCTGTTCGCTCCGTTGCCAGCGAATCCGACGCTTCTCGTGGCAATCCTCCCCGCACCCGCACTCCTCGACTGGTCCGTGACGACCTTTCGAGAGACCCGCGGGACGAACGCCGGGCGAACGCTGACCGGCGCGCTGCTCGGTTTCGGCTACGGCCTGGGTCTCTCACTCCTGTTCCTCGAGTCGGTGCTGGCGGTGCTCGTCGTCGGTCTCGCTTACGGGCTCCTCGCCGGCCTCTTGCTCTCGTACTCGCTTCGTCGATTCGAGTGA
- a CDS encoding glycosyltransferase encodes MRADGGDEPERTDADDRTDGQRARHADRSSRPLVSFVVPARNEAEYIRGALSSIEALDTAYDYEVIVVDGDSSDTTRDVAREYDVTVVSAPADGIAAGRNRGARQAEGEWLAFVDADTEVRASYLTRMLGFVEAEGLAAASSRCRVTGPLRAKCMEATINYAFPRLERPVLPGFNTFVHRNAFEAVGGFPPVANEDTAFSRALARSFPTGYCPRVLVETSGRRIAATGLTGTLWHYVRLDVGRVFG; translated from the coding sequence ATGCGTGCAGACGGCGGTGACGAGCCCGAACGTACCGACGCGGACGACCGTACTGACGGCCAACGCGCCAGACACGCCGACCGCTCGAGTCGACCCCTGGTGAGCTTCGTCGTCCCCGCGCGAAACGAGGCCGAGTACATCCGGGGGGCCCTCTCGAGCATCGAGGCTCTGGACACCGCCTACGACTACGAGGTGATCGTCGTGGACGGCGACTCGAGTGACACCACTCGAGACGTCGCCCGCGAGTACGACGTGACGGTCGTCTCCGCCCCGGCCGACGGAATCGCGGCGGGGCGAAACCGCGGCGCACGCCAGGCCGAGGGCGAGTGGCTCGCCTTCGTCGACGCCGACACCGAGGTTCGTGCCTCGTACCTGACCCGGATGCTCGGGTTCGTCGAGGCCGAGGGGCTCGCTGCGGCCTCCTCGCGCTGTCGGGTGACCGGCCCCCTCCGGGCGAAGTGCATGGAAGCGACGATCAACTATGCGTTCCCGCGGCTCGAGCGGCCGGTCCTGCCGGGGTTCAACACGTTCGTCCACCGCAACGCGTTCGAGGCGGTCGGCGGCTTTCCGCCGGTCGCCAACGAGGACACGGCGTTCAGTCGGGCGCTCGCGCGCTCGTTTCCGACGGGGTACTGTCCACGAGTGCTGGTCGAGACGTCGGGTCGACGGATCGCGGCGACCGGTCTGACGGGCACGCTCTGGCACTACGTGAGACTCGACGTCGGCCGCGTGTTTGGATGA
- a CDS encoding basic amino acid ABC transporter substrate-binding protein, with translation MTRRFDMDRRAYLKTVGAAGATAGVAGCLGDVLGGGDEDVIVPGTASGFAPFEFINEDDELVGFDIDLAEETIDRAGYEVGDWTDTEFDSLIPSLTEGNIDFIAAGMTINEERQEAIAFSDPYYESDQAVLVAAGSDVDASAVEDLEGLIVGAQGGTTGLDEAEALVEEGILEEDDLRQYDNYPLAVEDLENGNVDAIIIDIPVAQNFASGRDVEVAFEIETGEVFGFGMRQDDDRLGDINDALGEIRDDGTYEDLIETWFE, from the coding sequence ATGACTCGCAGATTCGACATGGATCGCCGTGCGTACCTGAAGACTGTCGGCGCGGCCGGGGCGACCGCCGGCGTCGCCGGCTGCCTCGGCGACGTTCTCGGTGGTGGGGACGAGGACGTGATCGTCCCTGGCACCGCATCTGGATTCGCACCGTTCGAGTTCATCAACGAGGACGACGAACTCGTCGGATTCGACATCGACCTCGCCGAGGAAACCATCGACCGGGCCGGCTACGAGGTCGGCGACTGGACCGACACCGAGTTCGACTCGCTGATTCCGTCGCTCACGGAGGGGAACATCGACTTCATCGCCGCCGGGATGACGATCAACGAGGAGCGCCAGGAAGCGATCGCGTTCTCGGACCCCTACTACGAGTCCGACCAGGCCGTGCTCGTCGCCGCCGGCAGTGACGTCGACGCGAGCGCGGTCGAAGACCTCGAGGGCCTCATCGTGGGCGCACAGGGCGGAACGACCGGTCTGGACGAAGCCGAGGCACTCGTCGAAGAGGGCATCCTCGAGGAAGACGACCTCCGCCAGTACGACAACTACCCGCTGGCAGTCGAGGACCTCGAGAACGGGAACGTCGACGCAATCATCATCGACATCCCCGTCGCACAGAACTTCGCGTCCGGGCGGGACGTCGAAGTCGCGTTCGAGATCGAAACCGGCGAGGTGTTCGGGTTCGGTATGCGCCAGGACGACGACCGCCTCGGCGACATCAACGACGCGCTCGGGGAGATTCGAGACGACGGCACCTACGAGGATCTCATCGAAACCTGGTTCGAGTAA
- a CDS encoding amino acid ABC transporter permease, translating to MSTLEEARGSAVDTLPGRRRLVVGAIGIVFWTWLLARWAYHNAWLDSLFTAVGFPDLIRSEQGVSQREPWLPLEPFESFDLVSLAIESAPSLAAGAFITVYLTVLSMLFGLVIAVPLAVARTYGGPILSRVSLAYTELIRGTPLLAQLFFLYFGLPLASAFDSIGFVGQGGIPRAAIFVAIVGFTINSSAYQAEYIRAALQSVDPGQLTAARAVGLSRTEGIRHVVLPQGLRFAIPGWTNEFIYLIKYSSLAAFITVPELFRQARNIGSDTFQFTNIYIVVALFYLALVLTTSLAMARLERTVAIPGLGTASGRD from the coding sequence ATGAGCACGCTCGAGGAGGCTCGCGGCTCGGCGGTCGACACCCTCCCCGGTCGGCGACGGCTCGTCGTCGGCGCCATCGGGATCGTCTTCTGGACGTGGTTGCTCGCCCGCTGGGCCTACCACAACGCGTGGCTCGACAGCCTGTTCACCGCCGTCGGGTTCCCGGACCTGATCCGTTCGGAGCAGGGAGTCAGCCAGCGCGAGCCCTGGCTCCCCCTCGAGCCGTTCGAATCGTTCGACCTCGTGAGCCTGGCGATCGAGTCGGCGCCGTCGCTGGCGGCAGGTGCGTTCATCACCGTCTACCTGACGGTCCTCTCGATGCTCTTCGGCCTGGTGATCGCCGTCCCCCTCGCCGTCGCGCGAACGTACGGCGGCCCGATCCTCAGCCGGGTCTCGCTGGCCTACACCGAACTCATCCGCGGGACGCCCCTGCTCGCCCAGCTCTTCTTCCTCTACTTCGGCTTGCCGCTGGCGAGCGCATTCGACTCGATCGGCTTCGTCGGCCAGGGTGGGATTCCGCGGGCCGCCATCTTCGTCGCCATCGTCGGCTTCACGATCAACTCCTCGGCCTACCAGGCCGAGTACATCCGGGCGGCCCTGCAGTCGGTCGACCCCGGACAGCTCACGGCGGCCAGAGCCGTCGGCCTCTCGAGGACGGAGGGCATCCGTCACGTCGTCCTCCCACAGGGACTCCGGTTCGCGATTCCGGGCTGGACCAACGAGTTCATCTACCTCATCAAGTACTCTTCCCTGGCGGCGTTCATCACCGTCCCTGAACTGTTTCGCCAGGCCAGGAACATCGGCTCGGATACGTTCCAGTTCACCAACATCTACATCGTCGTCGCGCTGTTTTACCTCGCGCTGGTGCTCACGACGTCGCTCGCGATGGCCCGCCTCGAGCGAACGGTTGCGATTCCGGGACTGGGGACGGCATCGGGACGGGACTAG
- a CDS encoding amino acid ABC transporter ATP-binding protein, translating into MSLLRVDHVDKSYGDEEVLHDVSFEMESQDVEVIVGPSGSGKSTLLRCVNRLTEIDDGAIYLDDVEIHDIDENDLRRRVGMVFQDFSLFAHRTARGNITLGLEEVLGLSSEEADARAMDYLERVGLEPQADSYPAELSGGQQQRVGIARALAMDPELILFDEPTSALDPELIGEVLAVMKDLADEGMTMLCVTHEMGFARSAATTLTFLDEGRIVERGPPEALFDDPEHDRTAAFLGDLTVHR; encoded by the coding sequence ATGAGTCTGTTACGCGTCGACCACGTCGACAAATCCTACGGCGACGAGGAGGTACTGCACGACGTCAGCTTCGAGATGGAGTCCCAGGACGTCGAAGTGATCGTCGGCCCCAGCGGGTCGGGGAAGTCGACCCTGCTCCGGTGTGTAAACCGACTCACCGAGATCGACGACGGCGCCATCTACCTCGACGACGTCGAAATCCACGACATCGACGAGAACGACCTCCGGCGGCGCGTCGGCATGGTCTTCCAGGACTTCAGCCTCTTCGCCCACCGGACGGCGCGAGGCAACATCACCCTCGGGCTCGAGGAGGTCCTCGGGCTCTCGAGCGAGGAAGCCGACGCCAGAGCCATGGACTACCTCGAGCGCGTCGGACTCGAGCCCCAGGCCGACTCCTACCCCGCCGAGCTGTCGGGCGGCCAGCAACAGCGCGTCGGCATCGCTCGTGCGCTCGCGATGGACCCCGAACTCATCCTCTTCGACGAGCCGACCAGTGCACTTGACCCCGAACTCATCGGCGAGGTGCTCGCGGTCATGAAAGACCTCGCCGACGAGGGGATGACCATGCTCTGTGTCACCCACGAGATGGGTTTCGCCCGCTCGGCCGCCACGACGCTGACGTTCCTGGACGAAGGACGGATCGTCGAGCGCGGCCCGCCCGAGGCGCTGTTCGACGACCCGGAACACGATCGCACCGCCGCCTTCCTCGGCGACCTCACCGTCCACCGATGA
- a CDS encoding amphi-Trp domain-containing protein, producing the protein MSSDETDAERTVIRSGRKFEQAYRLDADEVGAFLISLGEQLQAGDELTISDDEWELPFAFGEPIELEIDFDGVGDPELEIELELPGRTDETAPRVV; encoded by the coding sequence ATGTCGTCAGACGAAACCGACGCCGAACGAACGGTGATCCGAAGCGGCCGGAAGTTCGAACAGGCGTACCGCCTCGACGCGGACGAGGTCGGCGCCTTCCTGATCTCCCTGGGCGAACAACTCCAGGCGGGCGACGAACTCACGATCAGCGACGACGAGTGGGAACTCCCCTTCGCGTTCGGCGAACCAATCGAACTGGAGATCGACTTCGACGGGGTGGGCGACCCCGAACTCGAGATTGAACTCGAGCTTCCGGGGCGGACCGACGAAACTGCGCCGCGAGTCGTGTAA
- a CDS encoding AIM24 family protein encodes MNVNEFVDANEPREGGETFQLESDKLLDIDLDGSVIAKAGSMIAYSGEVSFKGKSSAEGGIKGFLKEKATSEGTPVMEATGTGHLYLADQEKKIQLLELEDGEEISVNGDDVLAFESSVNYEIRTIKSIAGFSAGGLTNVSLVGPGCVAITTHGSPLVLRPPVRTDPSATVAWSSTTPGSHVDRTLSNMIGQSSDETYQLEFTGSEGFVVVQPYEEHGPQQ; translated from the coding sequence ATGAACGTCAACGAATTTGTCGATGCGAACGAACCCAGAGAAGGCGGCGAGACCTTTCAACTCGAGAGCGACAAACTCCTGGACATCGACCTCGACGGGTCGGTGATCGCGAAGGCCGGATCGATGATCGCCTACAGCGGCGAGGTCTCGTTCAAAGGAAAGTCCTCCGCCGAGGGCGGCATCAAGGGATTCCTCAAGGAAAAGGCGACGAGCGAGGGAACCCCGGTGATGGAGGCGACCGGCACCGGCCATCTCTACCTCGCAGATCAGGAGAAGAAGATCCAGCTACTCGAACTCGAGGACGGCGAGGAGATTTCGGTCAACGGAGACGACGTGCTCGCGTTCGAATCGAGCGTGAACTACGAGATCCGGACCATCAAGAGCATCGCGGGCTTCTCGGCGGGCGGACTGACGAACGTTTCACTCGTCGGACCGGGTTGCGTCGCGATCACGACCCACGGGTCGCCGCTGGTACTGCGGCCGCCGGTCCGGACCGACCCGAGCGCGACCGTCGCGTGGAGCAGCACGACGCCCGGGAGTCACGTCGACCGGACGCTCTCGAACATGATCGGCCAGTCTTCAGACGAGACCTACCAGCTCGAGTTCACGGGATCGGAGGGATTCGTCGTCGTGCAGCCGTACGAGGAACACGGTCCACAGCAGTAG
- a CDS encoding phosphopantetheine adenylyltransferase, with protein MDVALGGTFDPVHDGHRRLFERAFELGDVTVGLTSNELAPKTRHVDRYVRPYDERKRDLEAELETLAEKHDREFEVRTLTEPTGIATEAQFDYLIVSPETVEGGKKINDLRRERGHDPLELVVVPHVRAEDDDIISSTRIVNGEIDEHGNLTPEREGRESSRPE; from the coding sequence ATGGACGTCGCGCTTGGTGGGACCTTCGACCCCGTTCACGATGGCCATCGACGGCTCTTCGAACGGGCGTTCGAACTCGGGGACGTGACCGTCGGGCTGACCAGCAACGAACTTGCACCGAAGACCCGACACGTCGACCGGTACGTCCGCCCCTACGACGAGCGAAAGCGCGACCTCGAGGCCGAACTCGAGACGCTCGCCGAGAAACACGACCGCGAGTTCGAGGTCCGGACGCTCACCGAGCCGACGGGAATCGCGACAGAGGCCCAGTTCGACTACCTGATCGTCTCTCCAGAGACCGTCGAGGGTGGCAAGAAGATTAACGACCTACGCCGCGAGCGCGGCCACGATCCGCTGGAACTCGTGGTCGTCCCCCACGTCAGGGCCGAGGACGACGACATCATCTCGAGTACCCGCATCGTCAACGGCGAGATCGACGAACACGGGAATTTGACGCCCGAACGCGAGGGGCGGGAGTCCTCTCGGCCAGAGTAA
- a CDS encoding amino acid ABC transporter permease, producing the protein MDPVVLQASDWQFVASSWDFLLLGTIVTILLTVTSLTLGFLSGFPAGAVEVYGSGWLRETVSTVGVVLRGTPIVVLIVLFYFGLPIPRLGTIPGLDVGLEAFIAATLALGLRSGAYQAQVFRGAIQSISEGQMEAARSVGMTKIGAIRHVIFPQAVRRSIPGFQNEFTIVLKDTSVAFAIGLAELLTRAEQLYLRPGRDTAVMEVIIAISLIYFVLTFVTNRSLDRLHDRYAIPGGND; encoded by the coding sequence ATGGACCCCGTCGTCTTGCAGGCGAGCGACTGGCAGTTCGTCGCCTCGAGCTGGGATTTTCTCCTCCTGGGCACGATCGTTACGATCTTGCTCACGGTCACGAGCCTCACGCTCGGCTTCCTGTCGGGATTCCCGGCGGGCGCCGTAGAGGTATACGGCTCGGGCTGGCTCCGGGAGACGGTGAGCACCGTCGGCGTCGTCCTCCGGGGGACCCCCATCGTCGTTTTGATCGTCCTCTTTTACTTCGGGTTGCCGATCCCTCGACTCGGGACGATTCCGGGGCTCGACGTAGGCCTGGAGGCGTTTATCGCCGCGACGCTCGCGCTCGGCCTTCGAAGCGGCGCCTACCAGGCGCAGGTGTTCAGAGGCGCGATCCAGTCGATCAGCGAGGGCCAGATGGAAGCCGCACGGTCGGTCGGGATGACGAAAATAGGGGCGATTCGTCACGTGATCTTCCCGCAGGCGGTCCGCCGATCGATTCCCGGCTTCCAGAACGAGTTTACGATCGTCCTCAAGGACACGAGCGTCGCCTTCGCCATCGGGCTCGCGGAGTTGCTCACCCGCGCGGAGCAACTCTACCTCCGGCCCGGACGCGACACGGCCGTCATGGAGGTCATCATCGCCATCAGCCTGATCTACTTCGTGTTGACGTTCGTGACGAACCGCTCGCTCGACCGCTTGCACGACCGCTACGCGATTCCCGGAGGAAACGACTGA
- a CDS encoding NUDIX hydrolase translates to MGTRSPTYVHKSCAYITRDEAELLAFESPEHDGLQIPKGTIEPGESPRAAVFREIVEESGLSAVGPTSHVASDVWNRYESPPKYYVRHFFHATVHDAPDEFTHVVTGEGDEVGLEFEYSWIDLREPHSFALDLDDYLYLLEGAPDQPTAVGSAAD, encoded by the coding sequence ATGGGCACTCGATCACCGACGTACGTGCACAAATCGTGCGCGTACATCACTCGAGACGAAGCGGAGCTACTGGCGTTCGAGAGCCCCGAGCACGACGGACTGCAGATTCCGAAGGGAACGATCGAACCAGGCGAGTCACCTCGAGCGGCCGTCTTTCGGGAAATCGTCGAGGAGAGCGGCCTCAGCGCGGTTGGCCCGACCAGCCACGTTGCCAGCGACGTCTGGAACCGGTACGAGTCCCCGCCGAAGTACTACGTCAGACACTTCTTCCACGCGACGGTCCACGACGCGCCCGACGAGTTCACCCACGTCGTCACCGGCGAGGGTGATGAAGTCGGCCTCGAGTTCGAGTACTCCTGGATCGACCTCCGAGAGCCACACTCGTTCGCGCTCGACCTGGACGACTACCTCTACCTGCTCGAGGGGGCGCCGGACCAGCCGACCGCCGTCGGCTCCGCCGCTGACTGA
- a CDS encoding TM2 domain-containing protein — MKHCINCGDEIQDQASVCPSCGVNQSISLEGSHGERGANEKYCVECGSLITRQAEMCPECGARQPASGGGSSNSDKIAAGVLALLLGGIGAHKFYQGNMKLGVLYLCFFWTGIPAVLGLIEGILMLIADDAEYEEKWADGSLLGR, encoded by the coding sequence ATGAAACACTGCATCAACTGCGGCGACGAAATCCAGGATCAGGCATCGGTTTGCCCGAGTTGCGGAGTCAATCAATCGATTTCCCTCGAGGGAAGCCACGGGGAACGCGGCGCGAACGAGAAGTACTGCGTCGAGTGCGGGTCACTCATCACCAGACAGGCGGAGATGTGCCCGGAGTGTGGTGCTCGACAGCCCGCGTCGGGTGGCGGGTCGTCCAATTCGGATAAGATCGCTGCCGGCGTCCTCGCGCTGTTGCTCGGCGGAATCGGCGCCCACAAGTTCTACCAGGGGAACATGAAACTCGGCGTGCTGTACCTGTGTTTCTTCTGGACTGGGATTCCGGCAGTCCTCGGACTGATCGAAGGAATCCTCATGCTGATAGCCGACGACGCCGAGTACGAGGAGAAGTGGGCCGACGGAAGTCTGCTGGGTCGATAA
- a CDS encoding sodium:calcium antiporter, whose product MNRRILLALSAAFALTLPWVVVGGATTILPWLAPRLGLGYQAPTVLATLSTLETVFVTGLAVLGSAFLLAWAAETAEKDVPQAFAIAVLAVLAVAPEYAVDALYAWNAGAFAGTPRGAEAGNLAVANMTGANRILIGLGWAGIALFTIYRTGASDDPAVRNRRGILSDSVVLDREIGLEVVFLLLATLWAFLVPLNGGIDILDMLVLVGLYVCYIAVIIRGDVEPDTDHVGVPAYLQHFPKRLRIATVFGLFAYSGTMIFTAVEPFAHGLEFLGEGIGIPAFFMIQWIAPLASEAPELIVVVYLVNKARSTAGFNALISSKLNQWTLLIGTLVVVYSIALGRYGVLAFDFKQEAEIWLTAAQSFFAVSLLIRFEISVTEALTLLVLFLSQVLLEFIIIRDFVTLPVSSIELLLAYSIVYIVLGVTLFVQRRREFLILLRRTAGTIGEAMSSGDDRAHGADD is encoded by the coding sequence ATGAACCGACGAATCCTCCTCGCCCTGTCGGCCGCGTTCGCACTGACGCTCCCCTGGGTCGTCGTGGGCGGAGCAACGACCATCCTTCCATGGCTCGCGCCCCGGCTGGGACTCGGGTACCAGGCGCCGACCGTTCTCGCCACGCTCTCGACCCTCGAGACCGTGTTCGTGACGGGACTCGCCGTCCTCGGCTCGGCGTTCCTCCTCGCGTGGGCCGCCGAGACCGCCGAGAAGGACGTCCCACAGGCGTTTGCAATCGCGGTCCTCGCCGTCCTGGCGGTGGCCCCCGAGTACGCCGTCGACGCGCTCTACGCGTGGAACGCAGGTGCATTCGCGGGAACCCCGCGGGGCGCCGAAGCCGGGAACCTCGCCGTCGCAAACATGACCGGTGCGAACCGCATCCTCATCGGCCTCGGCTGGGCCGGCATCGCGCTCTTTACGATCTATCGGACTGGGGCGTCCGACGATCCAGCGGTGCGAAACAGACGCGGCATCCTCTCCGACTCGGTCGTTCTCGACCGCGAAATCGGGCTCGAGGTCGTCTTCCTCCTACTGGCGACCCTGTGGGCGTTCCTCGTGCCGCTCAACGGCGGCATCGACATCCTCGACATGCTGGTCCTGGTCGGACTCTACGTCTGTTACATCGCGGTAATCATCCGGGGCGACGTCGAACCCGACACGGACCACGTCGGCGTTCCCGCGTACCTCCAGCACTTCCCGAAGCGACTCCGGATAGCTACCGTGTTTGGGCTGTTCGCGTACTCTGGGACGATGATCTTCACGGCCGTCGAACCCTTCGCTCACGGCCTCGAGTTCCTGGGCGAGGGGATCGGCATCCCCGCGTTTTTCATGATCCAGTGGATCGCCCCGCTGGCTTCGGAGGCGCCGGAACTCATCGTCGTTGTCTACCTGGTGAACAAGGCGCGCTCGACGGCGGGGTTCAACGCCCTCATCTCCTCGAAGCTCAACCAGTGGACGCTGCTCATCGGGACACTCGTGGTCGTCTACTCGATCGCGCTGGGGCGCTACGGCGTGCTCGCGTTCGACTTCAAGCAGGAGGCCGAAATCTGGCTCACCGCCGCCCAGTCGTTCTTCGCCGTCTCGCTGCTAATCCGGTTCGAAATCTCCGTGACGGAGGCGCTGACGCTGCTCGTGTTGTTCCTCTCGCAGGTTCTGCTCGAGTTCATTATCATCCGAGACTTCGTGACGCTCCCCGTCTCGAGTATCGAACTTTTGCTAGCGTACTCCATCGTCTACATCGTTCTCGGGGTGACGTTGTTCGTCCAGCGTCGTCGAGAATTTTTGATCCTCCTCCGTCGGACTGCGGGGACGATCGGCGAGGCGATGTCCTCCGGTGACGACCGCGCTCACGGCGCCGACGACTGA
- a CDS encoding NADP-dependent malic enzyme gives MGLDEDSLEYHRSEPPGKIEISTTKPTNTQRDLSLAYSPGVAAPCMEIHEDETDAYTYTAKGNLVGVVSNGSAVLGLGDIGAQASKPVMEGKGVLFKRFADIDVFDIELDEADPHKFVEAVKMMEPTFGGVNLEDIKAPECFTIEERLREEMDVPVFHDDQHGTAIISGAALVNAAEIADKDLEDLKIVFSGAGASALSTARFYVSLGAKRENIQMCDSSGIITQARADAGDVNEYKREFARDVPEGDLADALEGADVFVGLSVGGIVSPEMVASMGDNPIIFAMANPDPEIGYQEAKDARDDDVIMATGRSDYPNQVNNVLGFPFIFRGALDVRATEINEAMKVAAAEALADLARQDVPDAVVKAYGDEAIQFGPDYIIPKPVDPRVLFRVAPAVAQAAMDSGAARTEIDVEAYEEQLEARLGKSREMMRVVLNKAKSDPKRVALAEGEDEKMIRAAYQLQEQGIANPVLIGEEDTIARTAANLGLDFTPAVADPTAGAYDEYAERLFELRQRKGITRSEATELIRRDTNYFGSVMVEEGDADALLTGLTHHYPSALRPPLQVIGTADDVDYAAGVYLMTFKNRIVFCADATVNQDPDEEVLAEVTKQTAKLARRFNVEPRAALLSYSNFGSVDNEGTRKPRRAAAMLQGDPEVDFPVDGEMQADTAVVEDILTGTYEFSDLESPANVLVFPNLESGNIGYKLLQRLGGAEAIGPMLVGMDKPVHVLQRGDEVKDIVNLAGVAVVDAQSE, from the coding sequence ATGGGACTGGACGAAGACTCGCTGGAGTATCACCGGAGCGAGCCGCCGGGCAAGATCGAAATCTCGACGACGAAGCCGACGAACACCCAGCGGGACCTCTCGCTGGCGTACTCGCCGGGCGTCGCCGCGCCGTGTATGGAGATCCACGAGGACGAAACCGACGCCTACACCTATACGGCGAAGGGCAATCTCGTTGGCGTCGTCTCGAACGGCTCCGCGGTACTGGGCCTCGGCGACATCGGCGCACAGGCCTCGAAACCCGTCATGGAGGGCAAGGGCGTTCTGTTCAAGCGCTTCGCCGACATCGACGTCTTCGACATTGAACTCGACGAGGCCGACCCCCACAAGTTCGTCGAGGCCGTCAAGATGATGGAACCGACCTTCGGTGGCGTCAACCTCGAGGACATCAAGGCACCCGAGTGTTTCACCATCGAGGAGCGCCTCCGCGAGGAGATGGACGTCCCCGTCTTCCACGACGACCAGCACGGGACGGCCATCATCTCCGGCGCCGCGCTCGTCAACGCCGCCGAAATCGCCGACAAGGACCTCGAGGACCTGAAAATTGTCTTCTCGGGCGCCGGTGCGAGCGCGCTCTCGACGGCCCGGTTCTACGTTTCCCTGGGCGCGAAGCGAGAGAACATCCAGATGTGTGACTCCTCGGGAATCATCACGCAGGCGCGAGCCGACGCCGGCGACGTCAACGAGTACAAGCGCGAGTTCGCCCGCGACGTCCCCGAGGGCGACCTGGCGGACGCGCTCGAGGGCGCGGACGTCTTCGTCGGCCTCTCGGTCGGCGGCATCGTCTCCCCGGAGATGGTGGCGTCGATGGGCGACAATCCGATCATCTTCGCGATGGCGAATCCGGATCCCGAAATCGGCTACCAGGAGGCCAAAGACGCCCGCGACGACGACGTCATCATGGCCACCGGACGCTCGGACTACCCCAACCAGGTCAACAACGTCCTCGGGTTTCCGTTCATCTTCCGCGGCGCCCTCGACGTTCGCGCGACCGAGATCAACGAGGCGATGAAGGTTGCGGCAGCCGAGGCGCTCGCCGACCTCGCCCGCCAGGACGTCCCCGACGCGGTCGTCAAAGCCTACGGCGACGAGGCGATCCAGTTCGGTCCTGACTACATCATCCCCAAACCGGTCGACCCGCGGGTGCTGTTCCGCGTCGCGCCGGCCGTCGCCCAGGCCGCGATGGACTCCGGTGCGGCCAGGACCGAGATCGACGTCGAGGCCTACGAGGAGCAACTCGAGGCTCGTCTCGGCAAGTCCCGGGAGATGATGCGCGTGGTCCTCAACAAGGCCAAGAGCGACCCCAAGCGCGTTGCGCTCGCAGAGGGCGAAGACGAGAAGATGATCCGGGCGGCTTACCAGCTCCAGGAGCAGGGGATCGCCAACCCGGTTCTCATCGGCGAGGAGGACACGATCGCCCGGACGGCGGCGAACCTCGGCCTTGACTTTACGCCTGCTGTCGCGGATCCGACCGCGGGGGCCTACGACGAGTACGCCGAACGGCTGTTCGAGCTGCGCCAGCGCAAGGGAATCACGCGCTCGGAAGCGACTGAACTGATCCGCCGGGACACGAACTACTTCGGGAGCGTGATGGTCGAGGAAGGGGATGCTGACGCCCTGCTCACGGGCCTGACCCACCACTACCCCTCGGCGCTGCGGCCACCGCTGCAGGTCATCGGCACCGCTGACGACGTCGACTACGCTGCGGGCGTCTATCTCATGACGTTCAAGAACCGGATCGTCTTCTGTGCCGACGCCACCGTGAATCAGGACCCCGACGAAGAGGTGCTCGCGGAGGTCACGAAACAGACCGCGAAACTCGCCCGCCGATTCAACGTCGAGCCGCGAGCGGCCCTGCTCTCGTACTCCAACTTCGGAAGCGTCGACAACGAGGGGACGCGAAAACCGCGTCGCGCCGCCGCGATGCTCCAGGGCGACCCCGAGGTCGACTTCCCCGTCGACGGCGAGATGCAGGCCGACACGGCCGTCGTGGAGGACATCTTGACGGGCACCTACGAGTTCTCCGACCTCGAGTCCCCGGCGAACGTGCTCGTCTTCCCGAACCTCGAGTCGGGCAACATCGGCTACAAACTCCTCCAGCGCCTCGGCGGTGCGGAGGCCATCGGGCCGATGCTCGTCGGGATGGACAAGCCGGTCCACGTGCTCCAGCGGGGCGACGAGGTCAAAGACATCGTCAATCTGGCGGGCGTGGCGGTCGTCGACGCCCAGTCGGAGTAA